One Peribacillus simplex NBRC 15720 = DSM 1321 genomic region harbors:
- a CDS encoding Gfo/Idh/MocA family protein, which translates to MATKVRWGILSTAYIAQDELLPAFTDAFNAEVVAIASSNNKVYEIASNFRIPKIYGTYEELLDDPDIDAVYIPLPNAFHSTWVKKTAEKGKHVFCEKPAALTVIEAKEMIEVCKKNSVMFMEGFMYQFHPQHKRVKEIIASGEIGEVKIMRVSLSFFLEDQIGNIRMNQKLGGGSIYDVGCYCIHSIRNILNTEPKRVFASTQNDISNQVDMSVTGIIELENGIIAEFDAAMDRTRVGQYEIIGTKGTVQAPRAFIPQNGNAHIVIVGESGNYRVEDLYGQQYTLEVEYFSQLILEGKMQEDLLEDTIQNMNVIEACFKSIEKETFVNLSLGGQSHARQTQEQFF; encoded by the coding sequence ATGGCTACAAAAGTTCGTTGGGGAATTTTAAGTACTGCGTACATTGCTCAAGATGAATTACTTCCAGCATTTACGGATGCATTTAATGCAGAAGTAGTTGCAATCGCTAGTTCAAATAATAAAGTATACGAAATTGCTTCAAATTTTAGGATTCCTAAGATTTACGGGACTTATGAGGAGTTGTTAGATGATCCAGATATCGATGCAGTTTACATTCCTTTGCCAAATGCATTCCATTCAACCTGGGTAAAGAAAACAGCTGAGAAAGGGAAGCATGTCTTTTGTGAGAAACCTGCAGCCTTGACTGTAATAGAAGCAAAAGAAATGATCGAAGTATGTAAGAAAAATAGCGTTATGTTTATGGAAGGTTTTATGTATCAATTTCACCCACAACATAAAAGAGTAAAAGAAATTATTGCTTCCGGTGAAATTGGTGAAGTAAAAATTATGAGGGTGAGCCTTTCTTTTTTCCTTGAGGATCAAATTGGAAATATTCGAATGAATCAAAAATTAGGCGGAGGCAGTATCTATGATGTCGGTTGTTACTGTATACATTCAATTAGAAATATTTTAAATACCGAACCTAAACGGGTTTTTGCTTCAACTCAAAATGACATATCTAATCAAGTAGATATGTCAGTAACGGGAATAATTGAGCTTGAAAATGGGATTATTGCTGAGTTTGATGCTGCAATGGACCGAACAAGAGTGGGTCAATATGAAATTATTGGGACAAAAGGCACCGTTCAAGCGCCAAGAGCCTTTATACCTCAAAATGGAAATGCGCATATTGTTATAGTTGGTGAAAGTGGAAATTATAGGGTAGAAGATTTATACGGACAGCAATACACGTTAGAAGTAGAGTATTTCTCTCAATTAATATTAGAAGGGAAAATGCAAGAGGATCTTTTAGAAGATACCATTCAAAATATGAATGTTATTGAGGCGTGTTTTAAGTCTATTGAAAAAGAAACATTTGTAAATTTATCATTAGGGGGCCAGTCCCATGCCCGTCAAACTCAGGAGCAGTTCTTTTAA
- a CDS encoding aldo/keto reductase, with the protein MQKVILNNGVEMPILGFGVFQIQDENECEQVVYDAIMAGYRLIDTAASYLNEEAVGRAIKRSGVPREELFITTKLWVQDAGYESTKKAFGSSLERLQLDYLDLYLIHQPFGDVYGSWRAMEELYREGKVQAIGVSNFQMDRLMDLMTHNEVIPAVNQVETHPFCQQIESAKFMKENNVQIESWGPFAEGKNNMFQNEILVSIAEKHNKSVAQIILRWLTQRGVVAIPKSVRKERMIENFNIFDFELGQEDMERIATLDTKESLFFSHRDPEIVKWIGTRKLDI; encoded by the coding sequence ATGCAAAAAGTAATTTTGAACAATGGTGTTGAGATGCCTATACTAGGCTTTGGTGTTTTTCAGATTCAAGATGAAAATGAGTGTGAACAAGTCGTTTATGACGCTATAATGGCAGGCTATCGTCTGATCGATACTGCTGCCTCTTATCTAAATGAAGAAGCAGTCGGCAGAGCAATCAAACGGAGTGGTGTGCCAAGAGAGGAATTGTTTATTACCACAAAACTCTGGGTTCAGGATGCTGGTTATGAGAGCACAAAGAAAGCATTCGGTAGTTCACTTGAAAGACTGCAATTGGATTATTTGGATTTGTATTTAATTCATCAGCCATTCGGAGATGTATATGGTTCTTGGCGCGCTATGGAGGAATTGTACCGCGAAGGTAAAGTCCAGGCTATCGGAGTTAGTAACTTCCAAATGGACCGTCTGATGGATTTGATGACTCATAATGAAGTAATTCCTGCTGTAAACCAGGTTGAGACACATCCTTTCTGCCAGCAAATAGAAAGTGCTAAATTTATGAAAGAGAACAATGTTCAAATAGAGTCTTGGGGACCATTTGCTGAAGGAAAAAATAACATGTTCCAGAACGAAATTTTAGTATCAATAGCCGAAAAGCATAATAAATCCGTTGCCCAGATTATTCTACGATGGTTGACACAAAGAGGAGTCGTCGCGATTCCGAAGTCTGTTCGTAAGGAAAGAATGATTGAAAATTTCAATATCTTTGACTTTGAATTAGGCCAAGAGGATATGGAAAGAATCGCTACTTTAGATACGAAAGAAAGCTTGTTCTTTTCACATCGCGATCCTGAAATTGTGAAATGGATTGGTACCCGTAAACTTGATATTTAA
- a CDS encoding SDR family oxidoreductase — protein sequence MSNKKDKVVIITGASSGIGEATAKKLASKGAKLVLAARREDRLQQLQKEIEKNGGKAIYKVTDVTSHEQMEELAEYALQEFGKIDVLVNNAGVMPHSFLYKKRIEDWNKMIDVNIKGVLYGIAAVLPSMREQKSGHVINLSSVAGHVVGAGSTVYAGTKFAVRAITEGLRKEELGNNIRTTIISPGAVTSELINSITDMDLKPGIDKAYEGAIDAESIAGAIAFAIEQPSDVAINEMLIRPTHQER from the coding sequence ATATCAAACAAAAAAGATAAAGTTGTGATTATTACAGGTGCTTCTAGTGGAATTGGAGAGGCAACTGCTAAAAAACTTGCGTCTAAAGGTGCGAAGTTGGTCTTGGCAGCTCGTCGTGAAGATCGTTTACAACAGTTACAGAAAGAAATCGAAAAAAATGGTGGAAAAGCTATTTATAAAGTAACCGATGTAACGTCACATGAACAAATGGAAGAGCTTGCTGAGTACGCGCTTCAAGAGTTTGGAAAAATTGATGTATTAGTGAATAATGCTGGCGTTATGCCACATTCATTTCTTTATAAGAAAAGAATCGAAGACTGGAATAAAATGATTGACGTAAATATTAAAGGCGTACTTTATGGGATTGCGGCTGTGCTTCCGTCCATGAGAGAACAAAAATCAGGACATGTCATTAATTTGTCTTCAGTAGCTGGACATGTTGTTGGAGCTGGAAGTACGGTCTATGCAGGAACAAAGTTTGCTGTACGTGCAATTACAGAAGGTCTTCGCAAAGAAGAGTTAGGTAACAATATTCGTACAACCATTATCTCACCAGGAGCTGTTACGAGCGAATTAATAAATTCCATTACAGATATGGATCTTAAACCAGGAATCGATAAAGCTTATGAAGGTGCGATAGACGCTGAGAGTATTGCTGGTGCGATAGCTTTTGCCATTGAACAACCATCAGATGTAGCAATTAATGAAATGCTTATTCGTCCTACACATCAAGAGAGATAA
- a CDS encoding MFS transporter, giving the protein MKNTWKIYMLTLISLVVGTSQFVIVGTLDQVAASVDVSVATAGQLITVFALGNAIGTPLVMAATSKMDQRKQLLLALAIILLGVIGVITLPGFGLLMVSRVLLGVGTGVFVVTAYGIAAKLAAPGRQGGAMANIAMGYSSSLVFGVPLGRMIASSYDWRGIFWGIGLFSLVAIFAVARTIPVMEGEESVSLGKRLALLKNPRIALTLGVTFFVFISYSMLNTYITPFLTAVMPTMKGKLSIILLAMGIASLIGSKVGGLLADRIGIVRTLVGSMVVHIISLLLLSTVSGFGWGMVTLPLLMIWEIAAWTFGPTQNFNLVSLTPEASGIVLSLNSSFVQLGFAAGAGIGGIVAGRSSILEISWVGATSVVIALLIGVFSFRRGRELSSAQQ; this is encoded by the coding sequence ATGAAAAATACTTGGAAAATTTACATGCTGACCCTTATTAGCTTAGTGGTCGGCACTTCACAATTCGTCATCGTAGGTACGTTGGATCAAGTGGCTGCTTCCGTCGATGTATCGGTAGCAACCGCAGGTCAGCTTATTACCGTATTCGCTCTCGGTAACGCAATCGGAACGCCCCTTGTTATGGCAGCAACCTCTAAGATGGATCAGCGTAAGCAATTGTTACTGGCTCTGGCCATCATACTACTCGGCGTCATTGGGGTAATCACTCTTCCAGGCTTTGGATTGTTGATGGTCTCTCGCGTTTTACTGGGGGTAGGAACAGGGGTCTTCGTTGTCACTGCCTATGGTATAGCTGCAAAACTGGCGGCTCCTGGACGTCAGGGTGGAGCGATGGCTAACATCGCAATGGGGTATAGTTCTTCACTTGTCTTCGGTGTTCCCCTTGGTCGGATGATTGCTTCGTCTTATGATTGGAGGGGCATCTTCTGGGGCATTGGCCTCTTCAGCCTAGTGGCTATCTTTGCTGTTGCACGGACGATTCCGGTCATGGAGGGCGAAGAGTCTGTTTCTCTGGGCAAACGTCTTGCCCTCTTGAAGAATCCGAGGATCGCACTCACTCTTGGTGTAACCTTCTTTGTATTTATTAGCTATTCGATGCTCAATACGTATATCACTCCCTTTCTGACCGCCGTTATGCCAACCATGAAAGGAAAATTAAGTATCATTCTCTTAGCTATGGGGATAGCAAGCTTGATTGGCTCTAAGGTTGGTGGCTTATTGGCAGACCGGATCGGCATCGTTCGCACGCTGGTCGGCTCCATGGTTGTCCACATCATCTCGCTATTGTTGCTGTCAACTGTCTCTGGATTTGGATGGGGAATGGTTACCCTCCCATTGCTTATGATTTGGGAGATCGCTGCTTGGACGTTCGGGCCTACCCAAAACTTTAACCTAGTCTCGTTGACTCCAGAAGCCTCTGGTATCGTGCTTAGCCTGAATAGTTCCTTTGTACAACTTGGATTTGCCGCTGGTGCTGGAATTGGAGGTATTGTTGCGGGAAGGTCATCAATACTAGAAATCAGTTGGGTTGGAGCTACATCAGTCGTGATTGCTCTACTGATTGGAGTGTTTTCATTTAGACGCGGCCGTGAGCTCTCAAGTGCACAGCAGTGA
- a CDS encoding AraC family transcriptional regulator — translation MFEQLYRQRVELAKIIEDHTGRDGTQMTAIPSLFFSRYSNDTGPNYGVHKPSLCIVVQGMKEVLLSQELFRYGPADYLVASVKLPITGQVMEASSEVPYLALKLEFTPSEILEVLREFQMGVDKSENAKRGMYVSKTEPSLLDAVTRLVRLLDTPKDIKVLAPLIVKEIIYRVLQGEHGNMLKQIAIEGSSTHQISDVIEHIMNNYEKSFKIEELAEIANMSVSSLHRHFKEITAMSPIQFQKQLRLQEARSLLLSESADAADVAFQVGYESPSQFSREYSRMFGLPPIEDIKHLKEQYEQRVKA, via the coding sequence ATGTTTGAACAATTATATAGACAAAGAGTTGAGCTCGCCAAAATCATAGAGGATCACACAGGACGTGACGGTACTCAAATGACTGCTATTCCGTCTTTATTTTTCTCCCGTTATTCTAATGATACTGGACCAAATTACGGAGTTCACAAGCCCTCATTATGCATTGTGGTTCAAGGGATGAAGGAGGTATTGTTGTCACAGGAGCTCTTTAGGTACGGTCCTGCCGATTACCTTGTTGCATCCGTTAAGCTGCCAATTACCGGACAAGTCATGGAAGCCTCTTCCGAAGTGCCTTATCTTGCTCTCAAACTTGAATTTACACCGAGTGAAATATTAGAGGTGTTACGTGAATTCCAAATGGGAGTTGACAAAAGTGAAAATGCAAAACGAGGTATGTATGTCAGCAAAACAGAGCCATCTTTGCTAGACGCGGTAACAAGATTAGTTCGTTTGCTAGATACTCCAAAAGACATCAAGGTACTTGCTCCTTTAATCGTGAAAGAAATCATCTATAGGGTTCTGCAAGGAGAACATGGGAATATGCTAAAACAAATAGCAATAGAAGGAAGTTCTACCCATCAAATCAGTGACGTGATTGAACATATTATGAATAACTATGAAAAGTCTTTTAAGATTGAGGAACTTGCGGAAATAGCAAATATGAGTGTTTCTTCACTTCATCGGCACTTTAAAGAGATAACCGCGATGAGCCCAATTCAATTCCAAAAACAACTGAGACTTCAAGAAGCCCGAAGCCTGTTATTATCCGAATCAGCAGATGCAGCAGATGTTGCATTCCAGGTAGGCTATGAAAGTCCATCACAATTCAGCCGTGAATATTCGCGCATGTTTGGTTTACCACCAATAGAAGATATAAAGCACCTGAAGGAGCAATATGAACAAAGGGTAAAAGCTTGA
- a CDS encoding DUF4405 domain-containing protein has protein sequence MNRNMLIRLVIDLSMTFLMLVAMAYHITGNTIHELVGVLLFLLFIAHNILNRRWYKTIFKGKHNVRRILSIAVNLLFLVSMAVVILSSVPISHDIFAFIPINNDMILLQIHVMTSYWGFIFMAVHIGISWGTIINAVRKMTGITSTSRIHTIVFRVIAVMIVVYGVQASFERDMFYKLTVYNPFGWNIDKSSMGFLIDHLSIMGIYICGTHYALKFVRKQDKALAYKDR, from the coding sequence TTGAATCGAAATATGTTAATTAGGCTGGTTATTGACCTTTCAATGACCTTTCTGATGTTAGTTGCTATGGCTTACCATATTACCGGAAATACAATCCACGAACTGGTAGGAGTTTTATTGTTTTTGTTGTTTATTGCCCACAATATTTTAAATCGAAGATGGTATAAGACGATTTTTAAGGGAAAGCACAATGTACGACGTATTCTGAGTATTGCGGTCAATTTGCTTTTTCTCGTATCTATGGCTGTAGTGATACTAAGTTCTGTACCAATTTCCCATGACATATTTGCCTTTATTCCTATAAACAATGACATGATTCTATTACAGATACATGTTATGACTTCATATTGGGGATTTATCTTCATGGCTGTGCATATAGGAATATCCTGGGGAACAATTATCAATGCAGTACGAAAGATGACGGGAATTACTAGCACCAGTCGTATCCACACAATTGTGTTTCGTGTCATAGCGGTGATGATTGTTGTTTATGGTGTGCAGGCTTCTTTCGAGAGAGATATGTTTTACAAGTTAACGGTATATAATCCATTTGGTTGGAACATTGATAAGTCCTCCATGGGATTTTTAATAGATCATCTATCCATCATGGGAATATATATTTGTGGGACTCATTATGCTCTGAAATTTGTTCGGAAGCAGGATAAAGCTTTGGCATACAAAGACAGGTAA